The Streptomyces sp. ALI-76-A nucleotide sequence CGTCGTCATCCTGGCCGAGGGCGGTCTGGGCACGAAGTGGAAGGAGATCGGGCCGGCCCTGCCGACCGCCTCCACGCTGGCGCTGGTCGGCGTCGCGGTGAGCGTCGGGGTGACGGCGACGGCCGCGCACTACCTGATCGGGCTGGAGTGGCGGCAGGCGCTGATCATCGGGGCGGTGGTGTCCTCGACGGACGCGGCGGCGGTCTTCTCGGTGCTGCGCCGGATCCCCCTCCCCTCGCGTGTGACGGGCACGCTGGAGGCCGAGTCCGGCTTCAACGACGCCCCGGTGGTCATCCTGGTGGTCTCCTTCTCCACGGCCGGCCCGGTCGAGCACTGGTACGTGCTGCTCGGGGTGATAGCGCTGGAGCTGGCCATCGGCGCCGCCGTCGGGCTCGCGGTGGGCTGGCTGGGTTCCTGGGGCCTCAGACACGTCGCCCTGCCCGCATCCGGCCTCTATCCCATCGCGGTCATGGCGATCGCGGTGATGGCGTACGCGGCGGGCGCGCTGGCCCACGGCAGCGGCTTCCTCGCCGTCTATCTCGCCTCGATGGTGATGGGCAACGCGAAGCTGCCGCACTGGCCGGCCACCCGCGGTTTCGCCGACGGGCTCGGCTGGATCGCCCAGATCGGCATGTTCGTCCTGCTCGGCCTGCTGGTCACCCCGCACGAGCTGGGCGACGACATCATGCCCGCCCTCGTCATCGGGCTGGTGCTGACGATGGTGGCCCGCCCGCTGAGCGTCGTGGTCTGCCTGACGCCGTTCCGGGTGCCCTGGCAGGAGCAGACGCTCATGTCCTGGGCCGGTCTGCGCGGTGCCGTCCCCATCATCCTGGCGACCATCCCGATGGTGCAGGGCATCGAGGCGAGCCGCCGCATCTTCAACATCGTGTTCGTCCTGGTCGTCGTCTACACCCTGGTCCAGGGGCCGACCCTGCCCTGGCTGGCCCGGAAGCTGCGCCTGGGCGAGGACGCGGACACCGCCGCCGACCTCGGCATCGAGTCGGCGCCCCTGGAGCGGCTGCGCGGGCACCTGCTGTCGGTCGTCATCCCCAAGGGATCCAAGATGCACGGCGTGGAGATCAACGAGCTGCGGCTGCCTGCCGGCGCCGCGGTCACCCTCGTGGTCCGCGAGGGGAAGTCGTTCGTGCCACTGCCGACGACGGTGCTGCGGCGCGGCGACGAACTGCTCGTGGTCGCCACCGACCCCGTCCGGGACGCGGCGGAACGACGGCTGCGCGCGGTGGGCCACGGCGGCAAGCTGGCCGGATGGCTGGGCACCGGCGACGACCACTCGGCCCATTAAGGACTTGTTTCCTACGGTTCACACCCACGGCAATCACAGGCGCACGGTCCGATGGTGCTCCTTTTCACAGGCCCACCCGCGCCGATCCCTGTACGATGAAGGCGCACCTGATCGAACCAACTCTGCCTGACGCAGAGCTGGCGCGACCGTATGGCGGCCGAGACGCTCTTCGCAGCACGCACGGCATCTACCGCAGTCCGCGCAAGAGGACAGCTCTCGGCGCCCGGCCCCTTCGCGGGAGCCGCGCCACCAGGCGGCAGAAAGGCACGGGCCGTGGCATCCACGGTCACCTCCCGCCCCGGATACGGGCAGCTGCTGCGCACCCGCGGCGCCTGGACGTTCCTGCTCCCCGGCTTCGCGGCACGCCAGCCGTTCGCGATGCTCACCGTCTCCATCGTGCTGCTCGTGCAGCACACCACCGGCTCGTACGGCGCGGCGGGCGCCGCGGCGGCCGTCACCGGTGTCTCCATGGCGGTGTTCGCGCCCTGCACCGGCCGTCTCGCCGACCGCTACGGGCAGCGCACCGTGCTGGTCCCGGGCGTCGTCGTGCACGCGCTGTCGGGTCTGACCCTGACGACTCTCGCGCTGGCCCACGCCCCCCTGTGGGCGCTGCTCGCGGCGGCCGTGCCGACGGGTGCCTCCACGCCCCAGATCGGGCCCATGGTGCGCGCCCGCTGGGCCGCGAAGCTCCAGGACTCGCCGCTGATGTCCACCGCCGCGGCCTTCGAGTCGGTCACGGACGAACTCACCTTCGTCCTCGGTCCGCTGCTGGCCACCGCGCTGTGCACCGCGGTGGACCCGGCCGCGGGCCTGGTGACGGAGGCGTCCCTGACGCTGCTGGGCGGGCTGCTGTTCGCCGCGCAGAAGGGCACCCAGCCCGTCGTCGCCGGCAGCGGGCACGCGCGCGTGGAGCACGCCTCGGCCCTGCGCCTGCCCGGAGTGCGGGTCCTGATCGTGGCCTTCCTCGGCATCGGCTCCGTCTTCGGCGGCATGCAGGTCTCGCTGGCCGCCTTCACCGAGTCGATCGGCGAGCCCGGTCTGAACGGCGTCCTGTACGGCACCTTCGCCGCCGGCAACATGCTGTCCGGCCTGGTCTGCGGCGCCGTCGCCTGGAAGGTGGCCCCGCAGCGGCGCCTGCTCGTCGGGTACGCCGCCCTCGCGCTGACCGCGTCCGGCCTGTGGGCCGCCCACTCGGTGCTCGTCCTGGCCGGCCTCGGCCTGCTCGTCGGCATGTGCATCGCACCCGCCCTGATCAGCGGCTACACCCTGGTCGAGAACCTGGTCCCGATCGGCGCCCGCACCGAGGCCTTCACCTGGCTGACCGGCGCGGTCGCGCTCGGCCAGGCCGCGGCCGTCACCACCGCCGGACAGCTGGAGGACCGCTTCTGGAGCGGCGCCGGATTCCTGGTGCCGACGGGCGGCACGCTGCTCGCCCTGGCGACCCTGCTGGCACTGCGTTCCCGGCTCGCTCCGGCGCCCCGCGGCCGGACCGTCGCACGTGGCGTCGGTCACCGCGTGCCGGTGGCAGTGGACTGATCCTCAGGAATACGTCACTATGGACCATCGTTAGCACTCATTGAGTGAGAGTGCCAGGAGGAAGACAGTGCCCACCTACCAGTACCAGTGCACCGAGTGCGGCGAGGGCCTCGAGGCGGTGCAGAAGTTCACCGATGACGCCCTGACCGAGTGCCCCAACTGCCAGGGCCGCCTCAAGAAGGTGTTCTCGGCGGTCGGCATCGTCTTCAAGGGATCCGGCTTCTACCGCAACGACAGCCGCAGCTCCTCGTCGAGCAGCTCTCCGGCGTCGTCCTCGAAGTCGGCGTCGACGACGTCCGCCTCGTCCTCGGAGTCGAAGTCGACCTCGGACTCGAAGTCCTCCTCGGACTCGAAGCCGTCGAGCACCGGCACCTCGTCCAGCAGCAGCTCCGCCGCATAGGACCCAGTTCTCGCCTGACCCTGTCGTCATCCGACGGCGGGGTCCTCGGCGTTCACGGAGCCGGTTAGGGTGCGGAGCATGGCGACCAAGACGAACACGGCCAGGACGATCGCGGACATCGGCGTGATCGGCGGCTCCGGCTTCTACTCGTTCCTCGACGATGTGACCGAGATCCAGGTGGACACCCCCTACGGGCCGCCCAGTGACTCCCTGTTCCTCGGTGAGGTCGCCGGCCGGCGGGTGGCCTTCCTGCCCCGGCACGGACGCGGCCACCATCTGCCGCCGCACCGCATCAACTACCGGGCCAACCTGTGGGCGCTGCGCTCCGTCGGGGTGCGCCAGGTCCTCGGCCCGTGCGCGGTGGGCGGCCTGCGCGCCGAGCACGGGCCGGGCACGCTGCTGGTGCCGGACCAGCTCGTCGACCGTACGAAGTCCCGGGCGGGCACCTACTTCGACGGGCTGCCGCTGCCGGACGGCACGGTGCCGAACGTCGTGCACGTGTCCCTGGCCGATCCCTACTGCCCGGCCGGGCGGGCGGTGGCGCTGAAGGCGGCCCGTGGGCGGGACTGGGAGCCGGTGGACGGCGGCACGCTGGTCGTGGTCGAGGGGCCGCGCTTCTCGACCCGTGCCGAATCGTTGTGGCACCAGGCGCAGGGCTGGTCGGTGGTGGGCATGACCGGCCACCCCGAGGCGGCGCTCGCCCGTGAACTGGAACTCTGCTACACCACGATGACCCTGGTCACCGATCTCGACGCGGGCGCCGAGACGGGCGAGGGCGTCTCCCACGACGAGGTGTTGCGGGTGTTCGCCGCGAACGTGGACCGGCTGCGGGGCGTGCTGTTCGACGCGGTGGCCGCGCTGCCGCCGACGGCGGAGCGGGACTGCCTGTGCACGCGGGCGCTGGGCGGGATGGACCCGGGCGTGACGCTGCCGTAACGGTGGCGGCCACGGCATCCCGGGGAGAGCGGAACGTCCCAGGGAGAGCGGAACATCCGGGAGAGCGGAACGTCCCGTTCGGGTGAGGGAGTTTTCCCCAACCCGCCAGTAGCCCACCGGCTCCGGCGGGAATCGGCGTGAAGCCGCATCGTGGCAGGGCAAGCCGATCCCTCGTCGCAGGTGGTGGTCCCCGTGCCCGTCGCTCCTTCTCCCTTCGCTGCTTCTCCCCTCCCCTCCCCCGTCCCGCCTCTCCCGCTCGGTACGGACGCTCCCCCGACGTGCGAGGTACCGCACTTCGCCCCCGTGCGGGTACGCGGCGGGGGCCGTCGGCTACAGCGACTCGTACGCCACCGGAGGCGGGCCGTGGCGGCCGGTCTCGCGATCACGGCGGCCGCGCTCGTGGCGGCGGGACCCCGTGACCCGGACCAGCCCCGCGGTCACCCCGTGGCGGATCCGGTACGGGAACACCGCGCCGTGCGGCTCGTGACGGCACCGGTGCGGATCGCCGACGGGGCCACGGTCCGGTTGCTGCGGCCCGGTGACCGGGTGGACGTCATCGCCGCCGAGCAGACCGGCACCGGCGGCGACGCCCAGGTGGTGGCGCGCGGGGCCCGGGTGACAAGGGTGCCGGAGGCCCTGGACGGCACGGCCGAGGAGGGGGCGCTGGTCATGCTGTCGGTGCCCCGCTCCACCGCGGCGCGGCTGGCCGGCGCGAGCACGACGGCACAACTGGCGGTGACCCTGTGCTGATCCACGCGACCGCCCACCCGCGCACGCCGGCGTCAAGTCCCCCGTCGGAGCTACCCCATGGGACAGGGTCGCCCGGTGCTGACGTAGGTTGCGGAGCTGTTTGTCCCACAGCCCGCGCGTACGAGGAGAGTTCCCGAGTTGAGCGAGAAGAAGCCGAGCGTCTGGCAGGGTTTCAAGGCCTTCCTGATGCGCGGGAACGTCGTCGACCTGGCGGTCGCGGTGGTCATCGGGGCCGCCTTCACCAACATCGTCAACTCGGTGGTGAAGGGGATCATCAACCCGCTGGTCGGAGCGATCGGCACCAAGAGCCTCGACAGTTACAGCTCATGTCTCGAGTCCCCGTGCAAGGTCTCGGCGGACGGCACGGTGACGAGTGGCATCCCGATCATGTGGGGCACCGTCCTCGGCGCCACCCTCACCTTCGTGATCACCGCGGCCGTCGTCTACTTCCTGATGGTCCTGCCGATGTCGAAGTACCTGGCCCGCATGGAGGCCCGCAGGAAGGCGAAGGAGGGCACGCAGGAGGTCATGGAGGTGACCGAGCTGGAGGTGCTGAAGGAGATCCGCGACGCGCTGGTCGCGCAGCAGCGGCAACGCGGCTCGGGCCACACCGAGCAGTAGCGGCGGCGGTCCGCGGGGGCCGGCGGGCGATCGGCCGCCTGGCCCGGCGGGCTCAGAGGTGGTGGGGCGGCTTCTCGTCGAGGAAGCGCCTCAGGTCGGCCGCGCTGTCGGCACCGGCACCGGGCCGCTCGCCCCACCCACGGTCGGTGTCGTCGGAGGACTGCTGGTCCAGCGGATCGTCGAAGACCAGCGCGGGCTTCGGCTCACGCGGCTCGGGGCCGGGCTCGGAGGCGGGCTCGGGGGCGGTGGTCATGCGTCCAGGGTACGGGCCTGGGGCGGGCCGCCCACGGGTGGGCGGGAGAGCGTGGCCGTTGTCGGTGGACGCGGAGACACCGGACGCGAAGACACCGGACGCGTTGGCGGGCGCGGGGCTCCAGAGGGCGCCGGTGGTGCCGGTCGTGCCGGTGGGCCAAGGGCTCCAGACAGTGCCCGTGACCGCGAGAACCCAACGCCTGCCGGTGGACACGGGACACCAGGGAGCGCCTGCCGTGCCGGTGGACACCGGCCTCCAGACAGTGCCCGTGACCGCGAGAACCCAGCGCCTGCCGGTGGACACGGGACACCAGAGAGCGCCGGCGGTGCTCGCGAGAGCGTGCCGGGAGCCGCCGGACGCGGAAGATCCGCGCGTGCCCGTGGGGCGCGACGGCGTGGCAGGCGGCGGTGGCTGGACGAGACTGGGCGCCATGACAGTCGACGCGTTGACGGACGTCGCCGGAGTGCGGGTGGGACATGCCACGTGTACCGGCGAGGGGTGGCTCACCGGGACCACGGTGGTGCTCGCGCCGGAGGGCGGGGCCGTCGCCGCCGTGGACGTGCGCGGCGGCGGGCCCGGTACCAAGGAGACCGATGCCCTCGATCCGCGCAATCTCGTGCGGAAGGTCGACGCGATCGTCCTGACCGGCGGCAGCGCGTACGGGCTCGACGCGGCGTCCGGGGTGATGGCCTGGCTGGAGGAGCGGGGGCGGGGGGTGCGGGTCGGCCCGGACCCGGCGCACGTCGTGCCGGTGGTGCCCGCGGCCTGCGTCTTCGATCTGGGGCGCGGCGGTGACTTCCGGGCCAGACCGGGCGCGGCCACGGGGCGCGCCGCGGTGGAGGCGGCCGCGGCGAGCGAGGTCGGCGCGCCGGTGCGGCAGGGGTGCGTGGGCGCGGGCACGGGAGCCGCGGTCGGGCCGCTCAAGGGCGGTGTCGGCACCGCGAGTACCGTCCTCGGTTCGGGAATCACGGTGGCCGCGCTGGTGGTGGCCAACGCCGCGGGTTCGGTGACGGATCCGGAAACGGGTGTGCTGTACGGGGAGTTCTTCCAGGGGCGGGTGGAGTACCCGCGGGCGGGCGTCCACGAGGACGCGCTCCGGCGCCTGGCCGAGGTCGCGGCGACGAACGCGCCTCCCCCGCTCAACACCACACTCGCGGTGGTCGCCACCGACGCGGACCTGTCGAAGGCACAGGCCCAGAAGCTGGCCGGCACGGCGCACGACGGCATCGCGCGGGCGGTGCGCCCGGTGCATCTGCTGCACGACGGCGACACGGTGTTCGCGCTGGCGACCGGCGCACGTCCGCTCGGCGCCGACGACCCCCTCGCGCTCAACGAGATCCTCGCGGCGGGCGCGGACACCGTGACCCGCGCGATCGTCAACGCCGTGCGCGCCGCCGAGCCGTCCGCCGGTCCGGGCGGGGTGTGGCCGTCGTACGGGGAGTTGTACGGGACCCGGTGAGGGGGCGCCGGCCGGCGGACTGACCGAGCGATTGTCCCGTTTCTGTCACGTGATGGCCTTCACTGCGGGCTGTGGGAACCCGGTCCGTCCACGATCCCCTCTTCCTGTGCGGACCTTTCCTCACGGACCGGAGCGGATCACCCACACCACAAGGACCTGGAGCAGCTCGTGACAACGCCGGACACAGTGAAGCGGCGCGCATGGGGGGCCGGTGCCGTCCTGATGGTCGGTGCCCTGACCCTGACGGCCTGCGGCGGGAGCGGCGACGCCGAGAAGGACGGCAAGGGCGGCACGGACTCCCCGAGGACGTCCGCCGCGAGGATCCTCATCTCGGCGGAGAACGGTTCGACCGGTGCGTCGATCAACTCGACCGGCGTGAAGGTCACGGACGGCCGGCTGACCGACGTGAGGATGACGGTCGCGGGGACGGGGGAGGCCGTACCGGGGGCGATATCCGCCGACGGCGGCGCCTGGAAGCCGAAGGAACAGCTGGAGCGCGGGACGAAGTACGAGGTGTCGGTGACCGCGAAGGACGCGGACGGCAGGACCGCCGCCGCGGACTCGGTCTTCACCACCGTCAGCCCGGCGAACAGCTTCATCGGGACGTACACGCCGGACGAGGGCACCACGGTCGGGGTGGGGATGCCGGTGTCCTTCAGCTTCGACAAGGCCATCAGCGCCAAGAAGGCCGTGCAGTCGCGCATCACGGTGACGTCGAGCAGCGGGCAGAAGGTGGTCGGGCACTGGTTCGGCGCGCAGCGGCTCGACTTCCGGCCCGAGGACTACTGGAAGACCGGCTCGAAGGTCACGATGAAGATCGACCTGGACGGGGTCGAGGGCGCGAACGGCGTCCGCGGGGTGCAGAAGAAGACGGTCACCTTCACGGTCGGGCGCTCGCAGGTGTCCACGGTCGACGTGAAGACGCAGTCCATGACGGTCGTGCGGGACGGCAGGACCCTCAAGAAGGTGCCGATCTCGGCGGGCAACGCGAAGTACCCGACGTACAACGGGCAGATGGTGATCTCGGAGAAGTTCGTGCGGACGCGCATGAACAGCCAGACCGTGAACCTGGGCGGGGAGTACGACATCCCGGACGTGCCGCACGCCATGCGGCTGACCACCTCGGGGACCTTCCTCCACGGCAACTACTGGTACAGCAGGAGCAACCCGCCGTTCGGCCGCGAGGGCACCAGCCACGGCTGCGTCGGTCTCGCGGACGTGAAGGGCGGGAAGGGCGACACGTCCGCCAAGTGGTTCTACGACAGCTCACTCATCGGGGACGTGGTGATCGTCAAGAACTCCCCGGACAAGACGGTGGCCCCGGACAACGGGCTCAACGGATGGAACATGTCATGGAGCGAGTGGGCCGCGGGGAGCGCCGACTGACCTCGATTCCGGGCCGCCATGGCCCAGCCGGGCCGTCTCGAACCATCGTGAACCACCCCGGACCTCCTCGTACCGTCCCGGATATCCGGACCGCCCCGGGGCCACGCCGGGCCGTCACGGACGGCCGCGGGCCCGCCCCCGGACCGACCGCGGCCCCGGCGTAAGAGCCCTTTGACCGGCGGTTTTTGACGAATCATCGGGCCGCGTGGGAACTTTCCTCGCGGTCCGCGCGTTTTCCGGGCGTACGTTTTCTCGGTTCCCGGACATGATGTCCGACCGAGGGGCTACGGTATGCACCCACAAGGTGACATGCAGCAACGCCGGGAGAAGCCTTGAGCGTTCCGTACGAGACGGCAGCGTACGAACCACCCGAGTCGCCCGAGTCTCCGGAGGAGCACCTCGCGCGACTCCTCGGCCGTGCCCTGAACTCCTTCGAGCTGCCCGACGAGACGGTACGGCAACTGGACTGCGCGCTGGCGTACGACAGTTCGCTGCACTCCGCGCACCACAGCGCGGGGCTGCACCGTGAGACGTACCGGCACACCTGGCTGCTCGTCGACGGCTCGGCGCTCACCCTGTGGGAACTCGTCCACAACACCGCTCCGGGCAGAGCCCCGCAGCACGAGGTGTACGTCGACGAGGAGGAACTGCGGACCGCCACCGCGCGGCTGCCGCTGCCGCCGGACGCACCGGACTTCGAGCTGCCGGTGACGGTGCAGCTGTCCCCGGTCCACGTGCCCCGGCACGCGTACGTGCCGGACGACTCGGCGGATCACGCGCGCCGGCTGCTGCGCCGGGCGGAGAACCCGGACCGGCCGGGCGCGGAGACGGCGGCGCTGCTGGCCACGGCGTTCGCCCACCAGATCACCCAGGCCTTCGGCCGTCCGTGCCGCGCCGGCCGGGCGAGGCTGTGCTTCTCGCTCTACGAGCACGCCTTCCTGCTGCGCGACGGCGAGGAGATCTCCCTCTGGGAGGTCGAGCACACGGCGACGCCGGACGGGCGGCACATGTGCGAGGTGTACCTGAGCGAGGACGCGGCCAGGGACGCGATGGAGCGGCGGGCGTCGCGGGTCGCGTGAGCGGCGCCGCGGCGGGCGTCGCGGGTCGCGTGAGCGGCGCCGCGGCGGGCGTCGCGGGTCTCCTGGAGGCGTGCGGCGCGGGCTGGCTGGTGAGCGCGGCGTGCGGCCCGCCCGCGCGGGGTGAGGCGGGTCAGCGGTCGGCGCTGAGGCGTCGTATCAGTCCGGCGAACGCGTCCTCCTCCGCCGGAGTCAGTTCGACGGACTCTCGCTGGGGGCCGCGCTGCCGCTGGCGGGGCAGCGCGGGCAGGGTCTGCGCCCGCCTCAGGGCGGCCTCGCCGCGACCGCGGTGCAGCATGAAGGCGAGACCGATCCCCCAGGCGATGGTCACCAGGACGAGGAGGGTCATACCCAGCAAGTGGGAGACCGAGACGTGCTCAAGCATGCGGTCCAGTAGACACCACGGTCCGGGACTTCTGCCCCGGACCGTGATGTATCTCGCAGATGCAGTGAACGACTCACAGCAGCCCAAAGGGGCAGGAACGCGTCCTGCCCCTCAGGCTGTTCGAACCATGCCGGGCTGCTGAGCCACGACGGGCCCTCAGGCGGCGACGGGCTGCTTCCGTTCCGTCGAGGCCGCCGCCGGCCCCTCCGCCGGGTCGGCGGTCACCGCCCCGGGCGCCGGCTTGCGCATGCTCTTCAGGACGACGACCAGCGCCGTCGTGACGCACACGCCCGCCGCGATGGCGACCAGGTACAGGAACGGGCTGCCGATCAGCGGGACCACGAAGATGCCGCCGTGCGGGGCGCGCAGCGTGGCACCGAAGGCCATCGACAGGGCGCCGGTGACCGCGCCGCCCGCCATCGAGGCCGGGATGACGCGCAGCGGGTCCGCCGCGGCGAACGGGATGGCGCCCTCGGAGATGAAGGAGGCGCCCAGGACCCAGGCGGCCTTGCCGTTCTCGCGCTCGGTCGGCGTGAAGAGCTTCTTGCGGAGGGTGGTCGCGAGCGCCATGGCCAGCGGCGGGACCATGCCCGCGGCCATCACGGCGGCCATGACCTTCATCGCCGAGTCGCTGGGGTCCTGGACGGCGATGCCGGCGGTGGCGAAGGCGTAGGCGACCTTGTTGACCGGTCCGCCGAGGTCGAAGCACATCATCAGGCCGAGCAGGACACCCAGCAGGATGGCGTTGGTCCCGGAGAGGCCGGAGAGCCAGTCCGTCATGCCCTTCTGGGCCTCGGCGATCGGCTTGCCGATCACGACGAACATCAGGAAGCCGACGATCAGCGAGGAGATCAGCGGGATCACGACCACCGGCATGATGCCGCGCAGTACCGGCGGGATCTTGACGCGCTGGATCGCGAGGACCACCGCACCCGCCAGCAGACCGGCGACCAGGCCGCCGAGGAAGCCCGCGGCGATCTGCGAGGAGATCATTCCGCCGACGAACCCGGGGACGAGACCGGGGCGGTCCGCCATCCCGTACGCGATGTATCCGGCGAGGACCGGGATGAGGAAGCCGAAGGCGACCCCGCCGATCTGGAACAGCAGCGCGCCCCAGCTGTCGACCTGGGTCCAGGAGAAGTGCTCCATGACCGAGGGCGCCTTGTTGATCTCCCAGCCGCCGATCGCGAAGCCCAGGGCGAGCAGCAGACCGCCCGCGGCGACGAACGGCACCATGTAACTCACGCCGGTCATCAGCCACTTGCGGAGCTTGGTGCCGTAGTTGTCGCCGGACTCACCGGCCCGCTCGACCGGCGTACCGCCCTTGGCGCCTACGGTGACCTCGCCGCGCTCGGCCCGGCCGCGCACGTCGGCGATCAGTTCGGCGGGCTTGTTGATGCCGGCCTTCACGCCGACGTCGACGGTCGGCTTCCCGGCGAAGCGGTCCTTCTCCCGTACGGGCACGTCGTGGGCGAAGATCACTCCGTCCGCCGCCGCGATCACCGCCGGGTCGAGCCGGGTGAACCCGGCCGAGCCCTGTGTCTCGACGACGAGTTCGACGCCCGCCTCGCGGCCCGCGTTCTCCAGCGACTCGGCCGCCATGTAGGTGTGGGCGATACCGGTGGGGCAGGAGGTGACGGCGACGATACGGAAGGGACGCCCGTCGGAAGCCGCGGCGGACCCGGCGTCCCCGCCCTCGTCGGTGGTACCCGTGGCGGCTCCGGCGGAGGCCGCCGCCGGTGCCGCCACGGAGTCTTCGGAGGCGCCCGCGCCGGCCGCCGCGGGCTCGTCCCCGCGGATCAGCGCGGCCGCGGTGGCCGCGTCGCCCGCCGACCGCAGCGCGTCGGTGAACTCGGCGTTCATCAGCTGGCGGGCCAGTGAGGACAGGATCGTCAGGTGGGCGTCGTCCGCGCCGGCCGGCGCGGCGATCAGGAAGACCAGGTCGGCGGGTCCGTCCGGCGCGCCGAAGTCGATCCCGGCGGCGCTGCGCCCGAAGGCCAGCGTCGGCTCGGTGACGTGCGCGCTGCGGCAGTGCGGGATGCCGATGCCGCCGTCGAGGCCGGTCGGCATCTGGGCCTCGCGGGCCGCCACGTCGGCGA carries:
- a CDS encoding potassium/proton antiporter; amino-acid sequence: MTVHHLNQLLLVCSLVLLVAVAAVRISSRSGLPSLLVYLGIGIAMGQDGIGDIHFNNAELTQVIGYAALVVILAEGGLGTKWKEIGPALPTASTLALVGVAVSVGVTATAAHYLIGLEWRQALIIGAVVSSTDAAAVFSVLRRIPLPSRVTGTLEAESGFNDAPVVILVVSFSTAGPVEHWYVLLGVIALELAIGAAVGLAVGWLGSWGLRHVALPASGLYPIAVMAIAVMAYAAGALAHGSGFLAVYLASMVMGNAKLPHWPATRGFADGLGWIAQIGMFVLLGLLVTPHELGDDIMPALVIGLVLTMVARPLSVVVCLTPFRVPWQEQTLMSWAGLRGAVPIILATIPMVQGIEASRRIFNIVFVLVVVYTLVQGPTLPWLARKLRLGEDADTAADLGIESAPLERLRGHLLSVVIPKGSKMHGVEINELRLPAGAAVTLVVREGKSFVPLPTTVLRRGDELLVVATDPVRDAAERRLRAVGHGGKLAGWLGTGDDHSAH
- a CDS encoding MFS transporter, whose product is MASTVTSRPGYGQLLRTRGAWTFLLPGFAARQPFAMLTVSIVLLVQHTTGSYGAAGAAAAVTGVSMAVFAPCTGRLADRYGQRTVLVPGVVVHALSGLTLTTLALAHAPLWALLAAAVPTGASTPQIGPMVRARWAAKLQDSPLMSTAAAFESVTDELTFVLGPLLATALCTAVDPAAGLVTEASLTLLGGLLFAAQKGTQPVVAGSGHARVEHASALRLPGVRVLIVAFLGIGSVFGGMQVSLAAFTESIGEPGLNGVLYGTFAAGNMLSGLVCGAVAWKVAPQRRLLVGYAALALTASGLWAAHSVLVLAGLGLLVGMCIAPALISGYTLVENLVPIGARTEAFTWLTGAVALGQAAAVTTAGQLEDRFWSGAGFLVPTGGTLLALATLLALRSRLAPAPRGRTVARGVGHRVPVAVD
- a CDS encoding FmdB family zinc ribbon protein is translated as MPTYQYQCTECGEGLEAVQKFTDDALTECPNCQGRLKKVFSAVGIVFKGSGFYRNDSRSSSSSSSPASSSKSASTTSASSSESKSTSDSKSSSDSKPSSTGTSSSSSSAA
- a CDS encoding S-methyl-5'-thioadenosine phosphorylase; its protein translation is MATKTNTARTIADIGVIGGSGFYSFLDDVTEIQVDTPYGPPSDSLFLGEVAGRRVAFLPRHGRGHHLPPHRINYRANLWALRSVGVRQVLGPCAVGGLRAEHGPGTLLVPDQLVDRTKSRAGTYFDGLPLPDGTVPNVVHVSLADPYCPAGRAVALKAARGRDWEPVDGGTLVVVEGPRFSTRAESLWHQAQGWSVVGMTGHPEAALARELELCYTTMTLVTDLDAGAETGEGVSHDEVLRVFAANVDRLRGVLFDAVAALPPTAERDCLCTRALGGMDPGVTLP
- the mscL gene encoding large conductance mechanosensitive channel protein MscL, coding for MSEKKPSVWQGFKAFLMRGNVVDLAVAVVIGAAFTNIVNSVVKGIINPLVGAIGTKSLDSYSSCLESPCKVSADGTVTSGIPIMWGTVLGATLTFVITAAVVYFLMVLPMSKYLARMEARRKAKEGTQEVMEVTELEVLKEIRDALVAQQRQRGSGHTEQ
- a CDS encoding P1 family peptidase, producing the protein MTVDALTDVAGVRVGHATCTGEGWLTGTTVVLAPEGGAVAAVDVRGGGPGTKETDALDPRNLVRKVDAIVLTGGSAYGLDAASGVMAWLEERGRGVRVGPDPAHVVPVVPAACVFDLGRGGDFRARPGAATGRAAVEAAAASEVGAPVRQGCVGAGTGAAVGPLKGGVGTASTVLGSGITVAALVVANAAGSVTDPETGVLYGEFFQGRVEYPRAGVHEDALRRLAEVAATNAPPPLNTTLAVVATDADLSKAQAQKLAGTAHDGIARAVRPVHLLHDGDTVFALATGARPLGADDPLALNEILAAGADTVTRAIVNAVRAAEPSAGPGGVWPSYGELYGTR
- a CDS encoding Ig-like domain-containing protein gives rise to the protein MTTPDTVKRRAWGAGAVLMVGALTLTACGGSGDAEKDGKGGTDSPRTSAARILISAENGSTGASINSTGVKVTDGRLTDVRMTVAGTGEAVPGAISADGGAWKPKEQLERGTKYEVSVTAKDADGRTAAADSVFTTVSPANSFIGTYTPDEGTTVGVGMPVSFSFDKAISAKKAVQSRITVTSSSGQKVVGHWFGAQRLDFRPEDYWKTGSKVTMKIDLDGVEGANGVRGVQKKTVTFTVGRSQVSTVDVKTQSMTVVRDGRTLKKVPISAGNAKYPTYNGQMVISEKFVRTRMNSQTVNLGGEYDIPDVPHAMRLTTSGTFLHGNYWYSRSNPPFGREGTSHGCVGLADVKGGKGDTSAKWFYDSSLIGDVVIVKNSPDKTVAPDNGLNGWNMSWSEWAAGSAD
- a CDS encoding DUF6227 family protein, whose translation is MSVPYETAAYEPPESPESPEEHLARLLGRALNSFELPDETVRQLDCALAYDSSLHSAHHSAGLHRETYRHTWLLVDGSALTLWELVHNTAPGRAPQHEVYVDEEELRTATARLPLPPDAPDFELPVTVQLSPVHVPRHAYVPDDSADHARRLLRRAENPDRPGAETAALLATAFAHQITQAFGRPCRAGRARLCFSLYEHAFLLRDGEEISLWEVEHTATPDGRHMCEVYLSEDAARDAMERRASRVA
- a CDS encoding fructose-specific PTS transporter subunit EIIC — protein: MSEMITADLVDLDLSAETKEAAARALAERMVALGRVTDLEGFLADVAAREAQMPTGLDGGIGIPHCRSAHVTEPTLAFGRSAAGIDFGAPDGPADLVFLIAAPAGADDAHLTILSSLARQLMNAEFTDALRSAGDAATAAALIRGDEPAAAGAGASEDSVAAPAAASAGAATGTTDEGGDAGSAAASDGRPFRIVAVTSCPTGIAHTYMAAESLENAGREAGVELVVETQGSAGFTRLDPAVIAAADGVIFAHDVPVREKDRFAGKPTVDVGVKAGINKPAELIADVRGRAERGEVTVGAKGGTPVERAGESGDNYGTKLRKWLMTGVSYMVPFVAAGGLLLALGFAIGGWEINKAPSVMEHFSWTQVDSWGALLFQIGGVAFGFLIPVLAGYIAYGMADRPGLVPGFVGGMISSQIAAGFLGGLVAGLLAGAVVLAIQRVKIPPVLRGIMPVVVIPLISSLIVGFLMFVVIGKPIAEAQKGMTDWLSGLSGTNAILLGVLLGLMMCFDLGGPVNKVAYAFATAGIAVQDPSDSAMKVMAAVMAAGMVPPLAMALATTLRKKLFTPTERENGKAAWVLGASFISEGAIPFAAADPLRVIPASMAGGAVTGALSMAFGATLRAPHGGIFVVPLIGSPFLYLVAIAAGVCVTTALVVVLKSMRKPAPGAVTADPAEGPAAASTERKQPVAA